One Paraburkholderia aromaticivorans genomic region harbors:
- the folK gene encoding 2-amino-4-hydroxy-6-hydroxymethyldihydropteridine diphosphokinase: protein MTVAYLGLGANLGDARQTLKDAVVCLAQQHTISVLAKSSLYRTAPIDAGGDDYFNCVVKIDTTLPVRHLLALCHKIEHQFGRERPFRNAPRTLDLDILLFGDQSIDEADLIVPHPRLIERAFALVPLVEIDPALVIPQRGRAEALLSGVSDQRIEKVKGPCQCPMLNALTSDENTPSKGGCE, encoded by the coding sequence ATGACGGTTGCTTATCTCGGCCTCGGCGCGAATCTCGGGGACGCGCGCCAGACCCTGAAAGACGCGGTGGTGTGCCTCGCACAACAGCACACCATCTCCGTGCTCGCCAAGTCGAGCCTGTATCGCACTGCCCCGATCGACGCGGGCGGTGACGATTATTTCAACTGCGTCGTGAAGATCGATACGACGCTCCCCGTGCGGCATCTGCTTGCGCTGTGCCACAAGATCGAGCATCAGTTCGGCCGCGAGCGGCCGTTTCGCAATGCACCGCGCACGCTTGATCTGGACATCCTGCTGTTCGGCGATCAATCGATCGACGAAGCCGATCTGATCGTGCCGCATCCGCGTTTGATCGAACGCGCTTTCGCGCTGGTGCCGCTCGTCGAGATCGATCCCGCACTCGTGATCCCGCAACGCGGCCGCGCCGAAGCGCTGCTCAGCGGTGTGAGCGATCAGCGCATCGAGAAAGTGAAGGGGCCTTGCCAGTGCCCTATGCTCAATGCATTGACTAGCGACGAAAACACTCCGTCCAAGGGCGGTTGCGAATGA
- the miaA gene encoding tRNA (adenosine(37)-N6)-dimethylallyltransferase MiaA codes for MTSRTPTPIPCLLGPTASGKTAAALALAVRRPVEIISVDSALVYREMDIGTAKPTAEERAVAPHHLIDIVDPTDAYSAAQFRADTLRLTGEIHARGRLPLLVGGTMLYYKALTQGLNDLPAADADVRATLDADAAREGWPALHARLAAIDPITAARLAPNDSQRIQRALEVFVLTGQAMSTLLAAPARQDDSAAAWRFVPIALEPSDRSVLHARIEKRFDAMLAGGFVDEVVKLRERGDLLPEMPSMRCVGYRQVWEYLDGAVDYSTMRDKGVFATRQLCKRQLTWLRSMTERVVVDCCDPHATARVLEAIEALL; via the coding sequence ATGACGTCGCGCACGCCCACGCCGATCCCGTGCCTGCTCGGCCCGACCGCGTCCGGCAAAACCGCTGCGGCGCTGGCGCTCGCCGTGCGGCGTCCGGTGGAAATCATCAGTGTCGATTCAGCGCTGGTCTATCGCGAGATGGACATCGGCACGGCCAAGCCGACCGCTGAAGAACGCGCGGTGGCGCCGCATCATCTGATCGATATCGTCGATCCCACCGACGCCTATTCCGCCGCGCAATTTCGCGCCGACACCTTGCGGCTCACCGGCGAAATCCACGCGCGCGGGCGGCTGCCGCTGCTGGTCGGCGGGACCATGCTGTACTACAAGGCGCTCACGCAAGGGCTCAACGATCTGCCCGCCGCCGACGCGGATGTGCGCGCCACGCTCGATGCCGACGCCGCCCGCGAAGGCTGGCCGGCCCTGCATGCGCGGCTTGCCGCGATCGACCCCATAACGGCTGCGCGACTGGCGCCGAACGATTCGCAGCGGATTCAGCGGGCGCTCGAAGTTTTCGTGCTGACTGGACAGGCCATGTCCACCTTGCTGGCCGCGCCCGCCCGTCAGGATGACTCCGCGGCCGCGTGGCGCTTCGTGCCCATTGCGCTGGAGCCGTCCGACCGCAGCGTGCTGCATGCGCGCATCGAGAAGCGCTTCGATGCGATGCTGGCCGGCGGTTTCGTCGATGAAGTGGTGAAGTTGCGCGAACGCGGCGACTTATTGCCCGAGATGCCGTCCATGCGTTGCGTGGGCTACCGGCAAGTCTGGGAGTATCTGGATGGCGCGGTCGATTATTCGACCATGCGCGACAAAGGCGTCTTTGCGACGCGGCAGTTGTGCAAGCGACAGCTCACATGGCTGCGAAGCATGACAGAGCGGGTGGTGGTGGATTGCTGCGATCCGCACGCGACGGCGCGGGTGCTTGAAGCGATTGAGGCGTTGCTTTGA
- the panB gene encoding 3-methyl-2-oxobutanoate hydroxymethyltransferase, with protein MTYLQEASRNAITVPKLQAMRDAGEKIAMLTCYDASFAALLDRAGVDVLLIGDSLGNVLQGQTTTLPVSLADIAYHTTSVARARPAALIVADLPFGTYGTPEDAFRSSVELMRAGAQMVKLEGGEWLADTVRFLVERSIPVCAHVGLTPQSVHAFGGFKVQGKTEAGATQLVRDSLAVQQAGAQLIVMEAIPTLLASDVTKQLRIPTIGIGAGLDCSGQVLVLHDMLGIFPGKRPRFVKDFMHGQPSILAAVEAYVAAVKDGSFPGPEHTF; from the coding sequence ATGACCTATTTGCAGGAAGCGAGCCGGAACGCCATCACCGTGCCGAAACTGCAGGCAATGCGCGATGCCGGCGAAAAAATCGCCATGCTCACCTGCTACGACGCGAGCTTCGCCGCGCTGCTGGATCGCGCGGGCGTCGACGTGCTGTTGATCGGCGATTCGCTCGGCAATGTGCTGCAAGGCCAGACGACCACCCTACCCGTGTCGCTCGCCGACATCGCGTATCACACGACTAGCGTGGCGCGCGCGCGGCCCGCGGCGCTGATCGTGGCCGACTTGCCGTTCGGCACCTACGGCACGCCGGAAGACGCCTTCAGAAGTTCGGTGGAGTTGATGCGCGCCGGCGCGCAGATGGTGAAACTCGAGGGCGGCGAATGGCTCGCGGACACGGTGCGCTTCCTGGTGGAGCGCTCGATTCCCGTATGCGCGCACGTCGGTCTTACGCCGCAATCCGTGCATGCGTTCGGCGGCTTCAAGGTGCAAGGTAAAACTGAGGCGGGCGCGACGCAGTTGGTGCGCGACTCGCTCGCCGTGCAGCAGGCCGGCGCGCAATTGATCGTGATGGAAGCGATTCCGACGCTGCTCGCAAGCGACGTCACGAAGCAGTTGCGTATTCCGACGATCGGCATCGGCGCGGGCTTGGATTGCTCGGGTCAGGTGCTGGTGTTGCACGACATGCTGGGCATTTTTCCCGGCAAACGGCCGCGCTTCGTGAAGGATTTCATGCATGGGCAGCCGAGTATTCTGGCGGCTGTGGAAGCGTATGTGGCCGCGGTGAAGGATGGTTCGTTTCCTGGGCCGGAGCATACGTTCTGA
- the pcnB gene encoding polynucleotide adenylyltransferase PcnB produces the protein MIKKLIRKLFGQDSAPAEDNPPAEAEADETGSTPARTTSSASKARRKPARAPVNTVRDPDVPVIIPHDVHGIDQALISRNAIRVTEGLQQAGHRAFIVGGAVRDLLLGIKPKDFDVATDATPEQVQKLFRRARIIGRRFQIVHVQFGQEIIETSTFRALVDPPAADAPPARRLKRDELDRRTHAVDASGRVLRDNVWGEQHEDATRRDFTINAMYYDPATQTVLDYHNGMADMRARLLRMIGDPATRYREDPVRMLRVVRFAAKLDFEIEDSTREPIANMADLINNVPAARLFDEMLKLMLSGHALACLKRLRQEGLHHGLLPLLDVVLEQPIGEKFITLALNNTDARVRAGKPVSPGFLFATLLWHDVQQRWQKFEANGEYPVPALHRAMDDVLDMQTEKLAIHKRFSSDMREIWGLQLRLEKRSGRSALKLLEHQRFRAGYDFLLLRCESGELDESVGAWWTEFIEGDIAAREVLLTQGGKDRSPRKRRRRSSGGRNRKPGDGLEGGTPAERTADDAGHDGSHED, from the coding sequence GTGATCAAAAAACTTATCCGCAAGCTATTCGGCCAGGACTCGGCGCCCGCTGAGGACAACCCGCCCGCCGAAGCCGAAGCAGACGAAACCGGCAGCACGCCGGCGCGCACAACGTCGAGCGCCAGCAAAGCGCGCCGCAAGCCCGCCCGCGCGCCCGTCAACACCGTGCGTGACCCGGACGTGCCGGTCATCATTCCGCACGACGTGCACGGCATCGACCAGGCGCTGATTTCGAGGAACGCGATTCGCGTGACCGAGGGTCTGCAACAGGCGGGGCACCGCGCGTTCATCGTCGGCGGTGCGGTGCGCGATCTGCTGCTCGGCATCAAGCCGAAAGACTTCGACGTCGCCACCGACGCCACGCCCGAACAGGTCCAGAAACTGTTCCGTCGCGCGCGCATCATCGGCCGGCGGTTTCAGATCGTGCACGTGCAGTTCGGCCAGGAAATCATCGAGACCTCGACGTTCCGCGCGCTGGTCGATCCGCCCGCGGCCGACGCGCCTCCGGCTCGCCGCCTGAAGCGCGACGAGCTCGACCGCCGCACGCACGCGGTGGACGCGAGCGGCCGCGTGCTGCGCGACAACGTGTGGGGCGAGCAGCATGAAGACGCCACGCGCCGCGACTTCACGATCAACGCGATGTACTACGATCCGGCCACGCAAACCGTGCTGGATTATCACAACGGCATGGCCGACATGCGCGCGCGTCTGTTGCGCATGATCGGCGACCCGGCCACGCGTTATCGCGAAGATCCGGTGCGCATGCTGCGCGTGGTGCGTTTCGCGGCGAAGCTCGACTTCGAGATCGAGGACAGCACCCGCGAGCCGATCGCCAACATGGCCGATCTGATCAACAACGTGCCCGCCGCGCGTCTCTTCGACGAGATGCTCAAGCTGATGCTGTCGGGCCACGCGCTCGCGTGTTTGAAACGCCTGCGCCAGGAAGGCCTGCATCATGGCCTGCTGCCTTTGCTCGACGTGGTGCTAGAGCAGCCCATCGGCGAAAAATTCATCACGCTCGCGCTGAACAACACGGATGCCCGTGTGCGTGCCGGCAAGCCGGTATCGCCGGGCTTCCTGTTCGCTACGCTGTTGTGGCACGACGTGCAGCAGCGCTGGCAAAAATTTGAAGCGAACGGCGAATATCCGGTACCCGCATTGCATCGCGCGATGGACGACGTCCTCGACATGCAAACGGAGAAACTCGCGATCCACAAGCGCTTCTCGTCGGATATGCGCGAGATCTGGGGCCTGCAGTTGCGCCTTGAAAAACGCTCCGGAAGAAGTGCGCTGAAGCTGCTGGAACACCAAAGATTTAGAGCGGGGTATGATTTCCTCCTGTTGCGCTGCGAATCGGGCGAACTCGATGAGTCGGTCGGCGCGTGGTGGACGGAGTTCATAGAAGGAGACATCGCCGCGCGTGAGGTATTGCTTACGCAAGGCGGGAAGGACCGAAGCCCCAGAAAACGGCGGCGGCGCAGCAGTGGCGGTAGAAACCGCAAGCCGGGGGACGGATTGGAGGGCGGCACGCCAGCCGAACGCACAGCCGACGACGCGGGCCATGACGGCTCGCACGAAGACTGA
- the pabB gene encoding aminodeoxychorismate synthase component I: MTADERGAVFALLDDCDATAARRSSRLYTGFVHERMCADAAQLEAVCETVAAETQRGLHAVVLADYEFGRNLLDGEAHRSLETQRGDATLRFLLFERCEKRSREEVDAWLMARDEGAAEPSVAGTANVRASVDPAQFNAAIDAIHAALRAGDSYQVNYTYRLGFDVFGSPTALYRRLRARQPVPYGALIGLPGGQWVLSCSPELFIEKQGATLRARPMKGTAPRSDDPAVDRRTAEFLGNDPKNRAENVMIVDLLRNDLSRVAQTGSVKVPALFSVEPYASVWQMTSTVEATLRPATSFAQTLRALFPCGSITGAPKHRTMQLIEELESTRRGLYTGAIGWLDAPSSFADTTDATTTSAHQTACSDFCLSVAIRTLTLSRSTQTGQLEGKMGVGAGIVLDSVAADEYAECQLKASFLTGAEPGFELFETMYATREEGVRHLSRHLARLSSSAATLGFKLDDTKAIRAEIAAKCASLPAETPHRMRLALSKNGTVQITAAVLTPLAESTVGVLLGPDHAFPATDAADPLLHHKTTRRADYDRGWREAEAKGAFDTLFFNAQGELTEGGRSNVFVKLGGRWWTPPLGSGVLPGVMRGVLLEDASDLQAGERVLTRTDLQNAEALMVCNALRGAVPARIVD; this comes from the coding sequence ATGACGGCAGATGAGCGCGGCGCGGTGTTCGCGTTGCTCGACGATTGCGACGCGACGGCGGCGCGCCGTTCGAGTCGTCTTTACACGGGTTTTGTGCATGAACGGATGTGTGCGGACGCCGCGCAGCTCGAAGCCGTGTGCGAGACCGTTGCCGCGGAGACGCAGCGTGGTTTGCATGCCGTCGTGCTTGCCGACTATGAGTTCGGCCGGAATCTTCTCGACGGAGAAGCACACCGGTCTTTAGAGACGCAGCGTGGCGATGCCACGCTGCGTTTTTTATTGTTCGAACGTTGCGAGAAGCGTTCGCGTGAAGAGGTCGACGCGTGGCTCATGGCGCGCGACGAAGGCGCGGCCGAGCCATCGGTGGCGGGCACGGCCAACGTGCGCGCGAGCGTCGATCCGGCGCAGTTCAATGCGGCGATCGATGCGATTCACGCGGCCCTGCGCGCGGGCGATTCCTATCAGGTCAACTACACGTATCGGCTCGGCTTCGATGTATTCGGCTCGCCCACCGCGCTGTATCGGCGGTTGAGGGCGCGTCAGCCGGTGCCGTACGGCGCGCTGATCGGGTTGCCGGGCGGACAGTGGGTGTTGTCGTGTTCGCCGGAACTCTTCATCGAAAAGCAGGGCGCGACGTTGCGTGCGCGGCCGATGAAAGGCACGGCGCCGCGCTCGGACGACCCGGCGGTGGACCGCCGCACTGCCGAATTCCTCGGCAACGATCCGAAGAACCGCGCCGAAAACGTGATGATCGTCGACCTGTTGCGCAATGATCTGTCGAGGGTGGCGCAAACGGGCTCGGTCAAGGTGCCGGCGCTGTTCTCGGTCGAACCGTACGCGTCGGTGTGGCAAATGACTTCGACGGTGGAGGCGACGTTAAGGCCTGCCACGTCGTTCGCCCAGACGTTGCGCGCGCTGTTTCCGTGCGGCTCGATTACCGGCGCGCCGAAGCATCGCACGATGCAGTTGATCGAAGAACTCGAGAGCACGCGGCGCGGGCTCTATACCGGCGCGATTGGTTGGCTGGATGCGCCTTCATCGTTTGCCGATACGACTGACGCAACCACAACCTCCGCGCATCAAACCGCCTGCAGCGACTTCTGCCTGTCCGTCGCGATTCGCACGCTGACGTTGAGCCGGTCGACGCAAACCGGCCAACTGGAGGGCAAGATGGGCGTCGGCGCGGGCATCGTGCTCGACAGCGTCGCCGCCGACGAATATGCGGAGTGCCAATTGAAGGCCAGCTTTCTGACCGGCGCCGAGCCGGGTTTCGAGCTATTCGAAACGATGTATGCAACGCGCGAAGAGGGCGTACGGCATCTGTCGCGCCATCTCGCGAGACTCTCATCGAGCGCTGCGACGTTGGGCTTCAAACTCGACGATACAAAAGCCATTCGCGCGGAGATTGCGGCGAAGTGTGCGTCGTTGCCCGCAGAGACCCCGCATCGCATGCGGCTTGCGTTGAGCAAAAACGGCACGGTCCAGATCACGGCCGCAGTGTTGACGCCGTTAGCCGAATCGACCGTCGGCGTGCTGCTTGGACCCGATCACGCTTTCCCGGCAACCGACGCCGCCGACCCGCTGCTACATCACAAAACCACGCGCCGCGCCGACTACGATCGCGGCTGGCGCGAAGCCGAAGCGAAGGGCGCATTCGATACGCTGTTCTTCAACGCGCAAGGCGAGTTGACCGAAGGCGGCCGCTCGAATGTGTTTGTGAAGTTGGGCGGGCGCTGGTGGACACCGCCGCTTGGGTCGGGCGTGTTGCCCGGCGTGATGCGCGGCGTTCTGCTCGAGGACGCGTCGGATTTGCAGGCGGGCGAACGTGTGCTGACCCGGACCGATCTGCAAAACGCCGAAGCGCTAATGGTGTGCAATGCGCTGCGAGGCGCGGTGCCGGCGCGGATCGTGGACTGA
- the purM gene encoding phosphoribosylformylglycinamidine cyclo-ligase — protein sequence MNQPKSAPNSTDSAQGLSYRDAGVDIDAGDALVDAIKPFAKKTMRDGVLGGIGGFGALFEVPKKYKEPVLVSGTDGVGTKLRLAFQLNKHDTVGQDLVAMSVNDILVQGAEPLFFLDYFACGKLDVSTAATVVKGIAHGCELSGCALIGGETAEMPGMYPDGEYDLAGFAVGAVEKSKIIDGSTIAPGDIVLGLASSGIHSNGFSLVRKIIERAQPDLNADFDGRSLADALMAPTHIYVKPLLALMQQIAVKGMAHITGGGLVENIPRVLREGLTAELDHRGWPLPPLFSWLQKHGGVADAEMHRVFNCGIGMAVVVSAADADAAIGSLSAAGEQVWKIGVIRDSAAGEAQTVVV from the coding sequence ATGAATCAACCGAAATCCGCCCCGAATTCAACTGATTCGGCCCAAGGTCTGTCGTATCGCGACGCCGGCGTGGACATCGACGCGGGCGACGCGCTTGTCGACGCGATCAAGCCCTTTGCCAAAAAGACGATGCGCGACGGCGTGCTGGGTGGCATCGGCGGGTTCGGCGCGCTGTTCGAAGTGCCGAAGAAGTATAAGGAGCCGGTGCTGGTGTCCGGCACCGACGGCGTCGGCACCAAGCTGCGTCTCGCCTTTCAACTGAACAAACACGACACCGTTGGCCAGGATCTGGTGGCCATGAGTGTGAACGACATTCTCGTGCAGGGCGCCGAGCCGCTGTTCTTCCTCGATTATTTCGCCTGCGGCAAGCTGGACGTGAGCACGGCGGCAACGGTCGTGAAGGGTATCGCGCATGGCTGCGAACTGTCGGGCTGCGCGCTGATCGGCGGCGAGACGGCGGAAATGCCGGGCATGTACCCCGACGGCGAGTACGATCTGGCCGGTTTCGCGGTCGGCGCGGTTGAAAAGAGCAAGATTATCGACGGTAGCACCATCGCCCCCGGCGACATCGTGCTGGGTCTGGCTTCGAGCGGCATCCATTCGAACGGGTTTTCGCTGGTGCGCAAGATCATCGAGCGCGCGCAGCCGGATCTGAACGCGGATTTCGACGGCCGGTCGCTCGCTGATGCGCTGATGGCGCCTACGCATATTTATGTGAAGCCGTTGCTGGCGCTGATGCAGCAGATCGCCGTCAAGGGCATGGCGCACATCACCGGTGGTGGCCTGGTCGAGAATATTCCGCGCGTGTTGCGTGAAGGCCTGACGGCTGAGCTGGACCATCGTGGCTGGCCGTTGCCGCCGCTGTTCTCGTGGCTGCAAAAGCATGGTGGCGTGGCGGATGCGGAAATGCATCGCGTGTTCAACTGCGGTATTGGCATGGCGGTGGTCGTGTCGGCTGCGGATGCTGATGCGGCGATCGGTTCGCTGTCGGCAGCCGGCGAGCAAGTCTGGAAGATCGGCGTGATTCGCGACAGCGCGGCCGGTGAAGCTCAGACTGTAGTGGTCTAA
- a CDS encoding AI-2E family transporter → MQENSSILTPVQRRAFIWLAIALGVGILLWLLSPVLTPFLLGAILAYILQPGVAWMVRRRVPRSLAALLMMLLFTLVMTLLVLLVLAVIQKEAPQLKQQVPVFFAHVNAWLQPKLAMLGLADSLDFASIRDLVMGQLEGSAQTVALYAWTYLRTSSNVMMAVVGNFVLVPLVLFYLLYDWNRMLARTQSVVPRRWLDKTLQLARDMDQMLSQYLRGQLLVMGVLAVFYAVALTIARFEIALPVGIFTGLAVFIPYIGFATGLALALLAALLQFGDWYGFGAVAVIYGVGQILESFFLTPRLVGERIGLHPLAVIFALLAFGQLFGFFGVLLALPVSAILSVAVRELRQSYLTSTLYNN, encoded by the coding sequence TTGCAAGAGAACTCCTCGATACTGACGCCTGTTCAGCGCCGCGCCTTCATCTGGCTGGCTATCGCGCTGGGTGTCGGCATTCTGCTCTGGCTGCTGAGTCCGGTCCTCACGCCGTTTCTGCTCGGCGCGATTCTCGCGTACATTCTGCAGCCGGGCGTGGCGTGGATGGTGCGCCGGCGCGTGCCGCGCAGTCTGGCCGCCTTGCTGATGATGCTGCTGTTCACGCTCGTGATGACGCTGCTCGTGCTGCTGGTTCTGGCTGTCATCCAGAAAGAAGCGCCGCAACTCAAGCAACAGGTGCCTGTATTCTTTGCACACGTGAACGCCTGGCTGCAACCCAAGCTGGCCATGCTGGGACTCGCCGATTCGCTCGATTTCGCCAGCATCCGCGATCTCGTCATGGGGCAACTGGAAGGCAGCGCGCAAACCGTTGCGCTTTACGCGTGGACCTATCTCCGCACGAGTAGCAACGTGATGATGGCCGTGGTCGGCAACTTCGTGCTGGTGCCGCTCGTGCTGTTCTATTTGTTGTACGACTGGAACCGCATGCTCGCCCGCACACAGAGCGTCGTGCCGCGCCGCTGGCTCGACAAGACGCTGCAGCTCGCGCGTGACATGGACCAGATGCTGTCGCAATACTTGCGTGGCCAGTTGCTCGTGATGGGCGTGCTGGCGGTGTTTTACGCGGTGGCGTTGACCATCGCGCGCTTCGAGATCGCGTTGCCGGTCGGTATTTTTACGGGGCTCGCGGTGTTCATCCCGTACATCGGCTTTGCAACCGGCCTCGCGCTGGCGCTGCTCGCGGCGCTGCTGCAATTCGGCGACTGGTACGGCTTCGGCGCGGTCGCGGTAATTTATGGTGTCGGCCAGATCCTGGAGAGCTTTTTTCTCACGCCGCGCCTTGTCGGTGAACGGATCGGCCTGCACCCGCTCGCGGTGATTTTCGCGTTGCTCGCGTTCGGCCAGCTGTTCGGCTTTTTCGGCGTCTTGCTGGCGTTGCCGGTCAGCGCGATTCTGTCGGTCGCCGTGCGCGAGTTGCGGCAAAGCTATCTAACGAGCACGCTCTATAACAACTGA
- a CDS encoding deoxynucleoside kinase has protein sequence MNSTPLTVTAPQLRPPFGYLAIEGPIGVGKTSLARRLAQRWSMQELFERPQDNPFLERFYRDTARYALPTQLHFALQRAQQAQDVSVAHVSGTPLVADFMTQKNDIFARLTLQEDEWQLYRALAARIEVSAPAPDFVVYLQASPEVLFARIQKRAVPMELQISDAYLHALCDSYNEFFYHYDRTPVLTVNAEHLNPLDSDADLALLAERIETMRGRKEFFVKGTSL, from the coding sequence ATGAATTCAACGCCGCTCACCGTGACGGCGCCGCAACTGCGGCCTCCGTTCGGCTATCTTGCGATCGAAGGGCCGATCGGCGTCGGCAAGACATCGCTCGCACGACGCCTCGCGCAACGCTGGTCGATGCAGGAACTGTTCGAACGGCCGCAGGACAATCCCTTCCTCGAACGCTTTTATCGCGACACCGCGCGTTACGCGTTGCCTACGCAATTGCACTTCGCCTTGCAGCGCGCGCAGCAGGCTCAGGACGTGAGCGTGGCGCACGTCTCGGGCACGCCGCTGGTCGCCGATTTCATGACGCAGAAGAACGACATCTTCGCGCGTCTGACGCTACAGGAAGACGAGTGGCAGTTGTATCGCGCGCTCGCCGCGCGGATCGAAGTCAGTGCGCCGGCGCCGGACTTCGTGGTCTATCTGCAGGCGAGCCCGGAAGTGCTGTTCGCGCGTATCCAGAAGCGCGCGGTGCCGATGGAGCTGCAGATTTCCGACGCGTATCTGCACGCCCTGTGCGACTCGTACAACGAGTTTTTCTATCACTACGACCGCACGCCCGTGCTGACGGTCAACGCCGAACACCTGAATCCGCTCGACTCGGACGCGGACCTTGCGCTGCTCGCCGAACGCATCGAAACCATGCGCGGCCGCAAGGAATTCTTCGTCAAAGGCACGTCGCTGTAA
- the hda gene encoding DnaA regulatory inactivator Hda yields MLRQLTLDLGTPPPSTFDNFFAGANAELVTRLRELENALAAGPVADRTFYLWGESGSGRTHLLQALVHEASPGHARFAGPQSSLAAFSFDPRVALYAIDDCDGLSAAQQIAVFNLFNEVRAHPTSALVAAGNAPPIGMTVREDLRTRLGWGLVFHLAPLPDEGKAAVLKHAARERGIMLADDVPAYLLTHFRRDMPSLMALLDALDRFSLEQKRAVTLPLLRTMLASPDAEERRAGPASSASSAASSKIGPHG; encoded by the coding sequence GTGCTTCGTCAACTGACGCTCGATCTCGGCACCCCGCCGCCATCGACATTCGACAATTTCTTCGCCGGCGCCAACGCCGAGCTGGTCACGCGCCTGCGCGAGCTCGAGAACGCGCTCGCCGCCGGGCCGGTCGCCGATCGCACCTTCTACCTCTGGGGCGAGTCCGGCAGCGGCCGCACGCATCTGCTGCAGGCGCTCGTGCACGAAGCGTCGCCGGGGCACGCGCGTTTCGCCGGCCCGCAGAGCAGTCTCGCCGCGTTCAGCTTCGACCCGCGCGTCGCACTCTATGCAATCGACGATTGCGACGGCCTGTCGGCCGCGCAGCAGATCGCCGTCTTCAACCTGTTCAACGAAGTGCGCGCGCATCCCACCAGCGCGCTGGTCGCCGCGGGCAACGCGCCGCCCATCGGCATGACGGTGCGCGAGGATTTGCGCACGCGGCTCGGCTGGGGTCTCGTGTTCCATCTCGCGCCGCTGCCGGACGAAGGCAAGGCCGCGGTGCTGAAACACGCGGCGCGCGAGCGCGGCATCATGCTCGCCGACGACGTGCCGGCCTACCTGCTCACGCATTTTCGCCGCGATATGCCCAGTCTGATGGCGCTGCTCGACGCGCTCGACCGCTTCTCGCTCGAACAGAAACGCGCGGTCACGCTGCCGCTGTTGCGTACCATGCTGGCTTCGCCCGACGCCGAAGAACGGCGCGCCGGGCCGGCCTCATCCGCGTCGTCCGCCGCTTCAAGTAAAATAGGCCCCCATGGCTAA
- a CDS encoding HAD family hydrolase — MANLALFDLDHTLIPTDSDHEWGRFMVKQGMVDAENFARENDRFFADYKAGKLDIHAYLIAMLTPLSKYTRAQLADLHAQYMHEVIKPAIFPVALELVKQHREAGDLCCVVTATNEFITRPIAQAFGVDALIACEAETVDGEPHSPYTGRPTGTPSYKEGKIVRTEAWLASLGKTWSDFERSYFYSDSHNDIPLLEKVTDPIATNPDDTLRAHAQAKGWRILELFQPS, encoded by the coding sequence ATGGCTAACCTCGCACTCTTCGATCTCGACCACACGCTCATCCCCACCGACAGCGACCACGAATGGGGCCGCTTCATGGTGAAACAGGGCATGGTCGACGCCGAAAATTTCGCCCGTGAAAACGACCGCTTTTTTGCCGACTACAAAGCCGGCAAGCTCGACATTCACGCCTATCTGATCGCGATGCTCACGCCGCTTTCGAAGTACACGCGCGCGCAGCTCGCCGACCTTCACGCGCAGTACATGCACGAAGTCATCAAGCCGGCGATTTTCCCCGTCGCGCTGGAGCTGGTGAAGCAGCACCGCGAAGCCGGCGACCTGTGCTGCGTGGTCACCGCCACCAACGAATTCATCACCCGCCCGATCGCTCAGGCATTCGGCGTCGACGCGCTGATCGCCTGCGAAGCGGAAACCGTCGACGGCGAGCCGCATTCGCCGTACACCGGCCGCCCCACCGGCACGCCGAGCTACAAGGAAGGCAAGATCGTGCGCACCGAAGCGTGGCTCGCCTCGCTCGGCAAGACGTGGAGCGACTTCGAGCGCAGCTATTTCTATAGCGATTCGCACAACGACATTCCGCTGCTCGAAAAAGTCACGGACCCGATCGCGACCAATCCGGACGACACATTGCGTGCCCATGCGCAAGCCAAAGGCTGGCGCATCCTCGAACTCTTTCAACCCTCGTGA